The proteins below come from a single Balaenoptera ricei isolate mBalRic1 chromosome 17, mBalRic1.hap2, whole genome shotgun sequence genomic window:
- the C17H8orf33 gene encoding UPF0488 protein C8orf33 homolog isoform X2: MAAPGHPARETSAAPGHPTCSDAASRAKKQKKKKKTRNGASAANGGGKATETPAPEEAPLSAEAQAEQLARELAWCVEKLELGLKMQRPTPKQKEQALGAIRTLRSQRTPLPRKRQLMRSLFGDYRAQMEAEWCVALRALRTAAHSVQLQPVGEAARKKSRRVCRPRLTGRAKDTLDTPHEEFSFNFF, from the exons ATGGCG GCTCCAGGACATCCTGCTCGGGAGACATCGGCAGCCCCAG GGCACCCTACGTGCAGTGACGCTGCCTCCAGGGCCaagaagcaaaagaagaagaagaaaacccgGAATGGGGCCTCTGCGGCGAATGGAGGCGGGAAGGCCACAGAAACGCCGGCCCCAGAGGAAGCCCCGCTAAGTGCGGAGGCCCAG GCGGAGCAGCTGGCCCGGGAACTGGCCTGGTGCGTGGAAAAGCTGGAGCTGGGGCTGAAGATGCAGAGACCCACCCCTAAGCAGA AAGAGCAAGCTCTTGGGGCAATCCGAaccctgcgcagccaaagaacCCCCCTGCCCCGGAAGAGGCAGCTGATGCGCTCCTTGTTCGGGGACTACAGGGCTCAGATGGAAGCCGAGTGGTGCGTGGCCCTGCGGGCTCTCAGGACTG CTGCCCACTCAGTCCAGTTGCAGCCTGTAGGTGAGGCCGCCAGAAAGAAGAGCCGAAGGGTCTGCAGGCCTCGTCTAACAGGGAGAGCCAAGGACACCCTAGACACTCCTCATGAAGAGTTTAGCTTCAATTTCTTTTAG
- the C17H8orf33 gene encoding UPF0488 protein C8orf33 homolog isoform X1, producing the protein MVPTSRRQQASSFYPEQYLQPSQCWGGSPADRAPNGPGPAHRAPKGPGPPTAPPAPCGTLLRGRVWRGANSASVPKPSSGSGYGCSAWRLQDILLGRHRQPQSVCLGHPTCSDAASRAKKQKKKKKTRNGASAANGGGKATETPAPEEAPLSAEAQAEQLARELAWCVEKLELGLKMQRPTPKQKEQALGAIRTLRSQRTPLPRKRQLMRSLFGDYRAQMEAEWCVALRALRTAAHSVQLQPVGEAARKKSRRVCRPRLTGRAKDTLDTPHEEFSFNFF; encoded by the exons ATGGTGCCCACGTCGAGACGCCAGCAG GCGTCGTCCTTTTATCCAGAGCAGTACCTGCAACCTAGTCAGTGTtggggagggtctcctgcagaccGCGCTCCGAACGGCCCGGGCCCCGCCCACCGTGCTCCGAAAGGCCCGGGCCCGCCCACCGCGCCGCCCGCGCCCTGCGGAACTCTGCTACGCGGACGTGTTTGGCGGGGAGCGAATTCGGCGTCGGTCCCGAAGCCCTCCTCAGGCTCTGGGTACGGCTGCAGCGCATGGCG GCTCCAGGACATCCTGCTCGGGAGACATCGGCAGCCCCAG TCTGTCTGCTTAGGGCACCCTACGTGCAGTGACGCTGCCTCCAGGGCCaagaagcaaaagaagaagaagaaaacccgGAATGGGGCCTCTGCGGCGAATGGAGGCGGGAAGGCCACAGAAACGCCGGCCCCAGAGGAAGCCCCGCTAAGTGCGGAGGCCCAG GCGGAGCAGCTGGCCCGGGAACTGGCCTGGTGCGTGGAAAAGCTGGAGCTGGGGCTGAAGATGCAGAGACCCACCCCTAAGCAGA AAGAGCAAGCTCTTGGGGCAATCCGAaccctgcgcagccaaagaacCCCCCTGCCCCGGAAGAGGCAGCTGATGCGCTCCTTGTTCGGGGACTACAGGGCTCAGATGGAAGCCGAGTGGTGCGTGGCCCTGCGGGCTCTCAGGACTG CTGCCCACTCAGTCCAGTTGCAGCCTGTAGGTGAGGCCGCCAGAAAGAAGAGCCGAAGGGTCTGCAGGCCTCGTCTAACAGGGAGAGCCAAGGACACCCTAGACACTCCTCATGAAGAGTTTAGCTTCAATTTCTTTTAG